A window of Magnolia sinica isolate HGM2019 chromosome 13, MsV1, whole genome shotgun sequence genomic DNA:
ggtggcatttaatccccaccatATGAtacacttgagtcttagatctgccttatttttgggcttacatCCTAAAATAgtatatcaaaatggatggagattattgataaacccatacatcatggttgaccCCTCATAGCCCCATCATGTTCTGAGCTCAGGATAGGTTGGGAGTATTACCTAATCTGTGTACTCCACATAGTCGGTCCCACTTTTGGTGGGTTATCAGAAAATGATTGCACGAAAGCGCACACATAAATACTCAATTATTTGAAACCAAGGTCGACATCAAATAATCAATAGTTTTAACCTGAGTAGAAAATTTTCATGACATCAAATAATCAATAGTCTTAACCTGAGTAGAAAATTTTCATAAGTCAAAGAGTACAATCATTCACTAAAATATTATTTCCATACTTTAGTGGTTTATGAGATTTCACCCTTTAATTAGAGTAAATGCTTGCCATGTGACAAATACAAGCGcacatccatcatccatcgtATACGGTGTGCCATTAAGTAAATCTTTCATTTGAATGCACCCATGCCGAGTTTCTTTTATACCTAAATCTTATTTTGATCCAAACACCTTTTCGATACATGCCCACTTTCCTAATTCTACTTTGATTCCTTAGTTGATGGAATGATGGAATGGGCGCTAAGGCATTTTGCCATAGTGGTTTTTACACTCGCTTTTCAACCGGCTTAATTATCAAGTTGGTGTTTTATCACTTATTTTATCAATGAAAGATGAGATAAGATTTGTAAAATTGCATCCAAATATATGATATGAGGTGGGATTTGATTCAAATTTTAATCTAATCGTCAATCTTAAATTGGGGGGCTCATCCAAATGAGCTCTaaaaggcccacttgtaaaaaaCCAATATTCAGAGATTATGGATTGTAGTagttacatccaaacaggccccaaaatGACTTCCACCTCATTTCACGAGTCAAGTGATTTAAGAATATCCTAATCCAGGATGCTTTGAATCTATCCAAGACATTTAATGCTCAAATCATTATCACCTTCTCTTGTCGGCCTCTGACTCACAGCGAACCTTCGAAGACCGATGTTGGTACTGGCCGTTCATTTATCTCTCGTCTATCTTAATGTTGcattccaaaaatgaggaagatccaaatctcaggtggacccaccacaaGATAACTGGTGATTGgacagccaccattaaaaacttctttagggctacaaatgttttggatcaagctgatatttgtgttttcttttgatCCAGGTCGgtgtggatggcaaataaacattgtagtgggctatcaagttttcaatggtgagccttcaatcaccactatttctcgtggcttggtacacctgagattttgatttggctcatttttgggctcatgccataaaatgagctggaaaaatgaacgGGCGGCCTAGATAAaagacgtacatcatggtggaacccacaaagCTTTTCCAACACCGACCAGCGGggggagggaaacggattggttactccccctgccaccagcccgtggctgctggtcggtgctctgtgggccctaccatgatgtatgtgtttcatccatgccgttcatccatttttaaagatcattttagggctttataacaaaaattagagggatataaatcgtaggtggaccacaccactaaaaacaatagtgattggatatccaccatcaaaattcttctaagggccactgtactgtttatttgacatccaatctgttgattaggtcatacagacccagatgaagggaaaaacaaatattagcttcatcctaaacttttatgcccccaaaagtttttaatggttgatgttcattcaacactgtttcctgtaatgtggttcacctgagattgagatatacatcattttttgtttcgtacaataaaatgatctagaaaaatagatggatggcatggatgaaacacatacatcatggtgggcccacagagaaccaacCATCAGCAGCACCCAACCCGTTTCCGGGGGGGGAGGGGTCACTACGGAATCCGCTCGGGTCCATAGCTAATTGCTTTTGAGTCTTTGACTCCTGCCAAACGGTAAGTTCCTATCCGCGGAAGTAGAGTGGGGCCAACCAATctccatgagaaatccactccgtccatcaggccaGCTCACAATAGGTCAGGAATCCAAATGTGAGGGAGATGCATAAATCAGGTAGGCCACTCCACATGAAACATTGTGTCCACGTCTTACACGCATCCAAGTAAGCTACTCTACACTTCTTAACATGTGCCACCATCGCACGTGtgtgtgatccaaaccattcatttataTGGCACAGAGTAAAAGTCAAGATGGTCCTCTTATCTGCTCCGTTACAATTTTAGAAAGAAATGAACGTCTGAGAAATATAGTTGAGTTTTATAAACTCCgactcacctgatgagtggaccatgtTTGGCCAGTGCGCCTAGAcagtgagacccacatgatggactgctAGGGTTTCACACCCATtttcatgttggcacgtgtgaggGCATTTAAGGGTACGCCTTGCACAAGCGTTGGGCAAAATTGTACTTATTTCTTGGGTCAGCTGTTTGGACCGTCAAGATTTCCGTGCAGATATCCATGTCTGCGGTTGTAGAGCCACCGTTTGGACCGTCAAGATTTCCGTGCAGATATCCATGTCTGCGGTTGTAGAGCcaccaccattttttatttaaagaaaaacttacgtactctggcagagtgtgatggatgaaacgcaggcacttaaaaagtaggtagaaattgcatacgtagTATGTAAgtaattcaaagtaaacacacCCAAATTAGGAGTagcagtttagatgtatcactaGTCAAAAAGTTGATAATCTGATGATGAAATTGGtttattggatggttgaaattgaGGGAGAGGAAAAAAACCAAATAATCTTATTTTCAACAAACAAATTTCAGGAAACAAAGATCAGAACTATTCAAGTACTATAATTTTTGAATTCTTTTAACTTAGGTAAAGCTTATTCTGCAATCTAGTGAGTCTACCATTTCTAAGTGGCAGTGTATCAAGTGTCAAACGCAGCTAAAGTATGTAAAGTATGGTACAGCTAACCACTACctagggctgtttgattttttatttccaaTATAAATAAGTCGTTATTATTTCCTATGTCCTTTTGATTTTAGGTGAGTAttttcatctcaaaaatcagtccaAAAATAACCAaattaaatttgtgggccccacataattaaATTTATGTGCCCCACTGTAGTGTATGTGacatatccacacggttcatctattttattggaagaattttaggcatgagcccaaaaaatgagatagatctaatgctcaagtgatctacaccataagaaacaatggtcataAAACCTCCATCATTAAAAGGGTTTTTCTTCCTAGAGCTCATAAGATTGTTTATTTGTTATGTAACTTGTTCATATAATTAAACAGACACAAATAAAAAGAGAACACTTGAATTTCAACACCGGTGGGGGTATGTGTGCGCAcgtgtgattaaaaaaaaaaaaagtaaaataaaataaaaagagaacacagtatcagtttgatccaagacttttgccCTCCTTCATCAAGAAGTATTTAACAATATGCATTTAATTCTCACTGTTCTTGTATCAAGTTatctgcttgagctttggatctaccttattttcgggctgatgccctaaaatcagTTGATAGATCAAACGGGTGATTTTGTCTAAAATGTTTGGTTCatagaattgaatggtattgaattgtattaaatgggattagcATCATTATTTTACAATAACTACATTTTGGGAACTACCatagtattgtagccatccaatcccatgtctAGGATAAACATTTTCCTATAGGAAAAcacggattaagcaaaatcatgtttggtggaccatggaactGTAATCAGCGGACCACATTCACAACAAATGTCATtgacttgtacatatatataatCAGAATATCACGTGTAAACAATGTATTTggacggacaacatggataaacgcatgcatcagtgtggggcccacatgtatagTGGATTTCAAAGTCCATGAAAATCCTCCGTGGGACCAAATGCAACTCCATGTCACTAAACGCAATTTCATCCCACTTAATTCCAACATTTCCCATCATCTCCAAATGCTTATAGAATTGTACAGGACCAAATTAAATTCTATCCCGCCTGGGAGTGTTttgcgcatggtattgggaaggattaggtgggatgggattcaaaaaatgtaattattacgtATGACAATAATTGTCCCCTGTTATCATGAGATAAGCCTAATCCCATACTATTTTTTTAATACTATGatacattgaatagatatacccaccattatttgaaactattgagaataacatgtgttatatccaaaccgttcatctattttgtaacctcattttatagcgtgagcttaaaaatgaggcagatccaaaagccCCAAAGAAAATTTCAACAGTAGGTTTCAAtctccgttgctttctatggtggggtccacttgagctttagatctgatttttagcccatgctctaaaaagatctcgAAAAgcatgggtggacggtgtggatatagcccaggcatcatggtgggacctacaaacttgctaacattgagtggaattggcaccggaccaaatgtaattccatctaatctaattccaagcttttccattcttacAATAtcaactgatacaaaacttccgccCCCATCCTCCAATAAGTATTTAATAATAGCTGTTTAATTCACTTGTATTTATGTGAGGCGGTCCACTTGATCAgctctagatctgcctcattttttttggctcataatGGATTAAAGATGTGGACGAGCCATAAACACCACAAGCAATCTCACGTGAAACTCGCACCGCTCCACGATTTTAAGATTCAACAACCAAAACGTCTACATCTCCTTGATAATGGTGTTGGAACTAtaaccatttccatatattttTTCGTCCTCTACATGCACACATCATCCATCAATGATAAATAAACTGagccattgtgggccccacctcttaaTATCGAGCTACGAAAGTTACGAACAAGCCACCATCACATCAATATAAGTATATACCCAAGTGAATATAACCCCACAACAGAAAAAGCTACAACTCTCTTGCATGAAGAAATGGAGGTCCCTCAGCACTAGGGCAGGCTACTCCAATTGGTACACACCACATAAGAGTGGCCACAAAACCATCtaaatatgcatgtattatatgcATAAACATCTAATTATCTATGGATTTAGTACCGTTTAGTTCAATAACAACACCTACGTCCTTGGCCTCTTCTTGTACAATGGCCTTGTAACGATAGAAATGAGAACACACAAGAAAATAAACCATATTTATAGCTCCTAATCCTGCTATAGCGTAGTAAAAATAATCAAGCTTACCCTTATTAATGTTATCAGCCAACCAGTCGGGTCGACCGTGCTTTCCCGTGTTTTTGTGGACAAGGGATACGATGAAAGCACTCAGATAGTTGGCGCCAGCGAAGTTTAAAAAGAGAAGCGAGCCTGCGAGGCTGCGCATATGCTCTGGAAACTGCTTGTAGTAGAATTCGATCTGTCCAATTGCATTGAACGCCTCAGCCACACCCAAGAGTGCGAGCTGTGGTGCGAGCCACATGACCGTGATCGGTGCAATCCCAGCTGGCCCACCATGCAAAATGGCTgactttctcctcttttcttcaacTAGGCCAGCCAcaatcattgaaaagattgaaaTCACCATACCAATTCCCATACGTTGGAGGAGAGTGATCCCGCCTGGCTGTTTTGTGATCTTGCGGGATACAGGGACTAGGATTCGATCGTAGATGGGGACGAATAGGGTTAATGCTAGCATGTTTACGACACCGACGGAGCCTGCGGGGATCTGGAAGTGGGGACCGATGTGGCGGTTCATTTTCAATGCCTGAGATAGGGTGAATGTGGCCTGTTGAGCAATGGAAGTGAAGGTGATGATGCCTGCAGCCCATATGGGTACTATACGGATTAGGCATTTCAGCTCTTCAATGTGTTGGATGCTGCCTAGCCTCCATGGATTCTCTGGAGAGCCGTCTGATTTCAGTTCGCTGTCTGTGATGATGGCCGCCTTGTTTAGAAAACTGAAGAAACATGATTTCAGTAtatcaaaattgaaaattctagtAGTgtcaatttggaaaaaaaaaaaaaaaaaggatttgatTTGGATTTTTAGTCCAAAAACAATAAAATAGGCAATTTATCTATCTACTCTTCTATTGTTTGGATGGGAACTGATGTTAAGTCGTCCACATTTTGACACAAAAATGACAGAACTGCCCTTGCTTATAAAAATGGCCATACAAATGGGTCCCATGGCTTAATGATACAGACGATTGATCTTTTGGGCTCcctgatggaccatgccccaaactGGGCCTTTTTTTTCCTGTTGATTGTGGacccttgctttctttcttttgataaCCGTCTGTTCCGAAGTAatgaaggttaggattgtcctggAGACTGGATCGAGGTCCACCAACGGTGGGGCCCAGCTGATCAACTAAAATACCACAGCAGGACTGTTTAAATATTCTATACAAGAAGGCCATTTTTTTAATTTGCATCTAGTCAACGTACCATCTTAATGACTAATATTCATGTCTTGATGCAGAATACTGTGGTGTAGAAGCTTGTTATGGGTGTgatccattctcatcatttttggGTGTGACTTCTTATtagatcatgtgggtcccactcaaAATACTCATCAGACCCTTCATCAGGTCATGATAAGATcaacaacattaaaaaaaaaaaaagattagcaTTTTTGTAACCTTATTGGCATGGGCCATAGTACCTGAACTGCTGGGTGAGTGGAAGCTTAATGATGGCGGACCCCTTTGGCGACGGATCATATAACACATGTGGCTGCTCATCTGCGGGGGGGAGTGTAAGTCTACGCTTCTTATAAGCGGCGGCGATCACGTGAGCGATGCCGGTGAAGACACTCCCTTCTGGTGGAACATACACATATATCTTTGTACCAAGGAAGAACAATATAATGGAACAGAACATAAGGGCTGTAGGGATACCAAAGCCCAGGGCCCAGCTCACACTATCCTGGATGTAGACTATCACCGTCATCGCGATCATCATCGAGATATTGAAGGTGAAGTAGTACCAGTTGAAGAAGCTATCGATGCCCTGCCGGCCCTTCTCCGTCGTTGCATCGAACTGGTCCACCCCAAACGGGAGGTTGCAGGGCCGGATACCACCCGCTCCGATCGTCAGTAGGCCCAGTGCTAGGTACAGCATGCCCATCTGGGCCCGTGTGGGGCCCATGCATTGTTCCAGGTCTGGGTTGCATTTGGGTGGCGTCAGCTCTGGTACCACTGTTGTTAGTGTCAGTGTTACCATTCCCTGCACAGgagtgaaatttttatttttttttcaagtgtaACATATACAATGTTTGCCTAACGAGAGATGTGTTCACGCATACATACACGAGTACCTACATTTGGTACACGTGGGAACTAAACAGATCGATCTCGACCGTTGGTTTAGTTTGGCCCAGCGTTGATTGGCTCCATGCAATTATTATCAGTCTGATCTGGTGATCCTGTCCATCAGATCAATGCCctataaaatggatggccaggatcAACCGATCATCAATTTCCACCGTCCAATCAATGGGGTTCTCCTTGGATTTGAATTACATAAAAAGATCCCAACCATTCGTCTATTCCATCTACGGCTTGGACTTGGACTGAATGCATGGCTCGACAAATTGAAATCTCAAGGGACCCATCTATGTACATTCGTTGCATGTATGCATGGCATGCGTGTTAGAAAACTGGCGCATGCATTTATGTACACGCCTACAAATTTCGTAAAAGGCTGCAGGAGTATGGTAGTCTGTGGGAGAACTGTAGTCCTCAACGTGCAGTTGCTGGAAGGTGACGCAAATTCAATTCCTATGTCCTGATCCTGGAGCCGGAATCCTCTACAACAACCATTGCAGTACAACACCAACACCAACCTCTATGGGTCCACCATATTTTCTGTAAAATCCAATTCGTCCATCATGTGTGCAACCTCATTTTCaccatgaaaataaaaaacagccCGCAGATCCaactcaggtggggcacacacaaGGGACCaactcaggtggggcacacacaaGGGACAATGAAATTTCACACTGATAAAagggttggattgaaaataaatgcCGTGGTGAGCCCCACACACAAATCAATGGTTGGGCGTCATCTTCGCAATGTTTCATGCCGTATGGCCCACGCTAACAAGTTTTTGATCCACGGCCTAACATCGATATGTGCACCCGATATACTAGACGTTACacaaacaacacggtgggcccacagaacaccggtGTTGTACTACCTATTGCGAACAACCCGTGTTGTAGAGAATTCCTATTCCTCGCGCATGCCTGCTATTGATATGGAGAAATGCCGGCAAGGCTCGCCACATCTGCTCTCTCTGTCTGCCCACCAtgtgatgatctagaccgttcatcgaTACTGACTAGAGATTACACCATCCGTAGAAACTTAAAATGAACGGCCTATACGGGCAGTTCGTAGCCCACGCGTTTGTGTATTTGAAGTTCTCCGATGGGTGTGATTTTCTCCAACGTGGGACCACAGgatctagctagagacggacggtcctgtcaggggaccaggggaccacactacaggatctagctagagacggacggtcctgtcaggggaccacactacaggaagtagCAGGGATTGAATTCGTCCCGCTGAAAActcaacctgttcatagggtcacatgggcgcggattaggttCTACCCCGCCTGCACGGACCGGCGGAGGCTCGGCCCTCTGAggtgccactgtgatgtatgaattttatccaaaccgtccatccattttttccatgtcattttaaatTACGAATTCAAAAATAGCTACGAtccaagctcaaatggaccacacagcggGAGttaaattactaccgttgaaattttcttgggaaccatagaagttttgggtcaagatgatatATGTCTTTTCAATTCACCCAGGTCTATAAGACCATATCAAAAGgcttttggatggcaaataaaaaaccCGGtgaaccctaagaaggtttcaatggtaggcgtccttagcaccgctgcttcctttggtgtgctcctcttgagagttggatctaacttatttttagtccaatattctaaaatgatatggaaaaatgaatggaccgtgtggataaaactcatacatcacggtgacccttGGAGCCTCCGCCcgtcccgagctccgaacaggcggggtAGTACTTAAATCCACGCCCAGGTCACGTGCACCTGTTCCGAGGGAAAACGTAAATatgagcctgatcc
This region includes:
- the LOC131222727 gene encoding protein NRT1/ PTR FAMILY 2.13 — translated: MKSSVGKLIYCMKGLPCRSSSADEKMEGENVFEGEKTIKMEGESVFEGEKKTKREPGGWKAMPYVIGNETFERLATLGLLMNFMVYLLQHLHLKQVFATNVINIWSGTTNFAPLVGAYLSDAYLGRFRILAYASVASFLGMVTLTLTTVVPELTPPKCNPDLEQCMGPTRAQMGMLYLALGLLTIGAGGIRPCNLPFGVDQFDATTEKGRQGIDSFFNWYYFTFNISMMIAMTVIVYIQDSVSWALGFGIPTALMFCSIILFFLGTKIYVYVPPEGSVFTGIAHVIAAAYKKRRLTLPPADEQPHVLYDPSPKGSAIIKLPLTQQFSFLNKAAIITDSELKSDGSPENPWRLGSIQHIEELKCLIRIVPIWAAGIITFTSIAQQATFTLSQALKMNRHIGPHFQIPAGSVGVVNMLALTLFVPIYDRILVPVSRKITKQPGGITLLQRMGIGMVISIFSMIVAGLVEEKRRKSAILHGGPAGIAPITVMWLAPQLALLGVAEAFNAIGQIEFYYKQFPEHMRSLAGSLLFLNFAGANYLSAFIVSLVHKNTGKHGRPDWLADNINKGKLDYFYYAIAGLGAINMVYFLVCSHFYRYKAIVQEEAKDVGVVIELNGTKSIDN